Sequence from the Megalopta genalis isolate 19385.01 unplaced genomic scaffold, iyMegGena1_principal scaffold0435, whole genome shotgun sequence genome:
TCTCGAAAATTGCAAGAACCTGAATGCATATCGTTTCATTTAATATTCGCTGCTGACATATATTATCGTAGTTTCTAAGATTATGCGAGAACCCGAAAATATGGAATCAAAATAACCAAGATAAGGGAATTCCGGACTTTTTCGGGATTCCGCACACCATTACCGTTCACATGTTAAATGAAATTACAAATATTGTATGACAACTGAGATGACATGAAAACTTACCATCAGGTTGACCATATCCATCGCGATCACTATTACTAACGGAATCGTAGTTCTTTCCTCCCATGCCACCACCTCCGCCGCCAGTTCTCATTGCTTGCTCCtaaaatagtattaataataattatcattattaacaaataataaagaaatttaaaatATCATTAATGCTATGCAAGTGTTATGGatacatattatttttaatacagaTGTAAAGGTTAATGAAAACAAAATATGTAGCACTTAATGACACTAcagatattaaaaatttgtGGAAATATAAGTCCTCTAGATAGCaagtaatacatgatttagttacctGCATGAACAAGTTATTTTCTTGTTGACGCCTATGTAACTCTTCTTCTTGTCTCCTGATACGTATAGCCATTTCTTCCTGTTGTCTTCTTCTTAATTCTTCCTCTCGCGTTCTTTGTTCTTCAGCTTGTCTTTCTTTCATTTCCCATTCTCTCTTTTGCCGTTCACGGTCCGCTTCCCGCATGCGTAGCTCTATAAAAAgataaaattcatttgaaaaaccATACATTACCTAACAAATTTTAAATACCACTATATGAATAAGTCACAATACGTACGTTCTCTTAACAATTCTGTTTCATGTTCATAACGTGCGAACTCCATTTGAGCTTCCAACTTTTCTTCTTCCATTGCCATTTCTCTCTTCAGTGCTTCTTCCTTCTGCTTGTAAAGTTCATGAAGCTGTTTCCATCTTGTTCCATATTCGTGCTCAAAACTTCCCAATTGTGCAAACCTTGGCCCAATATCTCGAGCCTTGAAAAATTCTGGATTTTTCCGTGGCAAATTTTTATCAgggaaaccgtctacgtcgtcTTGTTGTTCAAATGGTTCAACGACGACTGGTCGTAAAGAACTGTAAGAAATACATTCCTTTTATCTTGCAGAAATCTTATATGAATATAACCATTTTGTTCTTAAATTGTATTCCGTCTTCGGCACAcaaaacaaataaatgaatCATGCTTCCATCAGGAATTATTTTTCTCTTCCCCAATCATCTTAATTGGCACTTGTTGATTATTTAATGCAACAAGCGTGGCGTTGGGGTTTAATTTTAATACTTATGATCGTTACAGAAACTTACGCAGTTAGGAAATAACATCCTTCTGTACACTTTCGTAGAGCAAGTTGAGCAGACGGTTTTCTACAAAACTCTACAATTCCTTCGCCAGTTGATTTTCCTCTGTCATCTACGATAACTATTGCACGCTCGATTTCACCAAAGACACTAAAAGCTTTATCAAGCAACTCATTTGAAATCCAAGGAGTCAGATTTTTAACTTTAATTGTGGACGAATGTGGTGCAAAGCGTACTTTGAGTGCACGACCTTTGCGCATGGTACCATCTAATTCATGCTTTGCTTTCTCAGCATTCACTCTGTAATCCTACAAATTAGAAGATGCTATGAACTACAAATTAAGATAGATTTCAATATCTAAACTTCAAAACAATTTCTCatatcaaataaatatatatgcagccaaaaattattatcatttttgATCAAACGGTAATtgttataatcatattatatgtagataaagaaatagaaatacacgaatttaaaTTACCATTCTAAGAAACGCAAAATTTTTCTCTTTATTTACAAAGAGTTCAGATATTTCTCCATATTGTTGAAACATTTGCTGAATTTCTTCTTCAGTGACATCATTTGTCAAATTTCCAATATACAAACGATTGCGCCCACTGAATTTTTTTTCTGTTGTTTCCTGTGGTGGTAACTCATGAGTAGGTCCACTAATAGACATAATGCGCTCCATTAAACGATCCTAATTTGAAAATCAATAAAGCTACATTACTACAAGGTGACAAAACTTCTATTTAAAGATTTTCTATGTCAAATATGTTAgataatatttaattacaaGGTATAACAAAATATTGCTTACATCTTGTGAACGATTTCCCATATTTCTATCACcacctcctcgtcctcctcgtcctccacgCATTCCTCCACCTCGTCCCATACCCATTCCCATTCCCATACCCATACCCATTCCCATACCTCCACTCATTCCCATACCTCCGCCCATTCCTTCAGACATTGTATTATCTAAACCACCGTCCATAGAATCGCTCATTTTCATCTGTAAAAATATGTAGTTGAATTTATTCTTCAAATATTATAACTCTTTTGTAACAGAGTTTGTGTACCCTGCTTGTTGTACTCTTGTATACGCATAGCATACAGAATTACAATAATAAATTTCAACTTCGATTTCCACGTGTTTCTTCAATGCTCCAGGAGGCCATTTTGCTTCTCATACGCTCCCTGCGCCATTTTGTAGCACTTTATATGAGTGATCGATACGATTTGGTGGCAAATTATAACACAGGAAAAATGATACGATTTCTAATAAAATCAAACAATATTCTCAAAATCCAAGTCAAGTCAAGAATATTACCATGAAATATCTACTGCTATGCTATTTAATACAGCTTGATAATATTTTAAACGAATAAGACATTTCATATTACATCGAACATTTCAAAAGACTTATACAACATTCTGCTTTAATTTATAAAACATTTAGGTTACATGATTCATATataagtatatctaataatttaCAAGAAAAACAATATATTCAGAAATTCTATCGACAACTAGGGTTTATTGTAATAAGTCGTATAAAATTGGA
This genomic interval carries:
- the LOC143263261 gene encoding protein no-on-transient A-like (The sequence of the model RefSeq protein was modified relative to this genomic sequence to represent the inferred CDS: added 44 bases not found in genome assembly) → MAGADSPSVKPEQQNASAENSNDNPRERNLPGGGNRGPRGRKGGTRFSGGRGGGMGGGNRNNDGPMKMSDSMDGGLDNTMSEGMGGGMGMSGGMGMGMGMGMGMGMGRGGGMRGGRGGRGGGDRNMGNRSQDDRLMERIMSISGPTHELPPQETTEKKFSGRNRLYIGNLTNDVTEEEIQQMFQQYGEISELFVNKEKNFAFLRMDYRVNAEKAKHELDGTMRKGRALKVRFAPHSSTIKVKNLTPWISNELLDKAFSVFGEIERAIVIVDDRGKSTGEGIVEFCRKPSAQLALRKCTEGCYFLTASLRPVVVEPFEQQDDVDGFPDKNLPRKNPEFFKARDIGPRFAQLGSFEHEYGTRWKQLHELYKQKEEALKREMAMEEEKLEAQMEFARYEHETELLREQLRMREADRERQKREWEMKERQAEEQRTREEELRRRQQEEMAIRIRRQEEELHRRQQENNLFMQEQAMRTGGGGGGMGGKNYDSVSNSDRDGYGQPDGGSGMPVMFVAVAG